One Anastrepha obliqua isolate idAnaObli1 chromosome 6, idAnaObli1_1.0, whole genome shotgun sequence DNA window includes the following coding sequences:
- the LOC129249920 gene encoding uncharacterized protein LOC129249920, giving the protein MKFRKVDVRRNVYASKLIIANEIKQTELLICLLVQQDVFADEVESLRKGAPITKCSAIFKLSPMLDNEGLIRLGGRIDYAECVPMSTKRPIILPKSHPISRLVAKHYHELFHHHNFESALCAIRRKFWIPSVRRLLRSIKAKCQKCKNLSAIPESPLMGQVPSDRVTPFVRPFTYSGVDYFGPVLVAIGCHQEKRWVALFTCLTIRAIHLELARDLSTDAAIIVCRNFINRRGVPVRLRSDMGTNFVGTSKED; this is encoded by the coding sequence ATGAAATTCCGTAAGGTTGACGTACGTAGAAATGTATATGCATCAAAGTTAATTATTGCGAATGAGATCAAACAAACTGAATTACTGATATGCCTATTAGTACAACAAGATGTTTTTGCTGACGAAGTTGAATCTTTGCGCAAAGGTGCGCCAATTACGAAATGCAGTGCTATATTTAAGCTAAGCCCGATGTTGGACAATGAGGGCCTTATACGACTAGGGGGTCGGATAGACTATGCCGAATGCGTACCAATGTCAACAAAGCGACCAATAATATTGCCAAAGAGTCATCCTATATCGCGTCTTGTAGCTAAGCACTATCACGAACTTTTTCATCACCACAACTTTGAGTCAGCGTTGTGCGCCATACGTCGAAAGTTTTGGATTCCTAGTGTGCGCCGATTATTGAGGTCAATTAAAGCTAAATGCcagaaatgtaaaaatttatccgCTATTCCCGAATCACCACTTATGGGCCAAGTACCTAGCGATCGAGTTACGCCGTTCGTTCGCCCGTTCACATATTCAGGCGTTGACTACTTTGGGCCTGTCTTAGTAGCCATAGGctgtcatcaagaaaaacgTTGGGTTGCACTTTTCACATGTCTAACTATTAGAGCCATTCACCTGGAACTAGCTAGGGACCTATCAACAGATGCTGCCATAATTGTCTGCCGTAACTTTATAAACAGAAGAGGTGTACCGGTACGGCTCCGAAGCGACATGGGGACAAATTTTGTCGGCACAAGCAAAGAAGATTAG